A stretch of Brassica rapa cultivar Chiifu-401-42 chromosome A08, CAAS_Brap_v3.01, whole genome shotgun sequence DNA encodes these proteins:
- the LOC103833324 gene encoding acyltransferase-like protein At3g26840, chloroplastic, with amino-acid sequence MYVGGLCSMAITDRICPIISSVSTRAYNLDFFYRNSIQRSTSVAYGPRLRGKVKGTVNPYSFSEAAQPEVRKSLNDFFVEAGDFLSTDGGPPRWFSPLECGARAPKSPLLLYVPGIDGTGLGLIRHHRRLGEIFDIWCLHFPVSDRTPSRDIVKLIERTVRSEYHRFPNRPIYIVGESIGACLALDVAASNPDIDLVLILANPVTRFNNFILQPLSGLLEFLPDQVPILIEENFGFKHGYPLATILETILNGADVAQIGRGIFGDFFATSANLSTLIRILPKGTLLWKLHLLKSASASLNSHMYTVKAQTLILLSGRNQWLLNKEDIERLLCTLPKCELRKFKNNGQFLFLEDGVDLVTIVKFAYFYRRGKTLDYVSDYIMPTPFEFKEFEESQKLVTAAISPAFFSTLENGTIVRSLAGIPSEGPVIYVGNHMLLGIELLQLAIHLLKEKNIMLRGLAHPMMFSKTVGSKLPDMQMFDSVRIGGAVPVSSLNFYKLLRSKAHVLLYPGGVREALHRKGEEYKLFWPQHSEFVRIASKFGAKIIPFGVVGEDDLCQMVLDYNDQMKIPFIKNFIQEITQDATKLRNGEEGELGNQDLHVPGIIPKIPGRLYVHFGKPIETEGKRKELNDKERAHDVYLQVKSEVERCMTYLKMQRESDPYRNIFPRFLFSASHGFSSQIPTFDLYQAFENYGGEDESKTNQRGKVCYEMLISLVN; translated from the exons ATGTACGTAGGAGGTCTCTGTTCAATGGCGATTACTGACAGAATTTGTCCCATCATCTCCTCAGTTTCGACGAGAGCTTACAATCTCGACTTTTTCTACCGGAATTCAATCCAACGATCGACCTCTGTCGCGTATGGTCCAAGACTCAGAGGAAAGGTGAAGGGGACCGTGAATCCTTATTCATTCAGCGAGGCGGCGCAGCCAGAAGTGCGGAAGAGTTTAAATGACTTTTTTGTGGAAGCTGGAGACTTTTTAAGTACAGATGGAGGTCCGCCACGGTGGTTCTCTCCGTTAGAATGTGGGGCAAGAGCTCCAAAATCTCCTCTCCTTCTCTATGTACCGG GGATCGATGGTACTGGATTAGGGCTCATTCGCCACCACAGAAGGCTTGGAGA GATATTTGACATATGGTGCCTTCATTTTCCAGTCAGTGATCGTACCCCTTCTCGAG ACATTGTGAAGCTCATTGAGAGGACAGTTAGATCAGAGTACCATCGTTTCCCAAATAGGCCCATATATATCGTTGGAGAATCTATTGGAGCTTGCCTTGCTCTAGATGTTGCTGCGAGCAACCCTGACATCGATCTTGTCTTGATTCTTGCTAATCCAG TCACACGTTTCAACAACTTCATTTTGCAACCTTTATCCGGTCTACTGGAATTCTTGCCTGACCAAGTTCCCATCTTGATAGAGGAAAACTTTGGGTTTAAACATG gttACCCGTTGGCGACAATCTTAGAGACTATCCTGAATGGAGCTGATGTTGCGCAGATTGGAAGAGGGATCTTTGGAGACTTCTTTGCAACTTCAGCTAATCTATCT ACTTTAATTAGGATCTTGCCTAAGGGCACACTTCTATGGAAGCTTCACCTGCTTAAGTCTGCTTCAGCATCTCTTAATTCGCATATGTACACGGTCAAAGCCCAAACACTGATACTTCTGAG TGGACGCAATCAGTGGTTACTTAACAAGGAAGACATTGAAAGACTTCTTTGTACATTGCCGAAATGTGAACTCCGTAAGTTTAAGAATAATGGACAGTTCCTCTTCTTG GAGGATGGAGTAGATCTCGTGACTATCGTCAAGTTTGCCTATTTTTATCGCCGTGGAAAGACACTTGATTACGTTTCCGATTACATTATGCCCACTCCGTTTGAGTTCAAAGAGTTCGAAGAATCACAAAA ATTAGTAACCGCTGCGATTTCTCCAGCATTTTTCTCAACTCTAGAAAACGGCACTATAGTAAGATCACTTGCAGGAATACCTTCAGAGGGCCCGGTTATTTATGTTGGGAATCACATGTTGCTTGGTATCGAATTGCTTCAGTTAGCAATTCATCTCTTGAAAGAAAAGAACATTATGTTGCGTGGACTGGCCCATCCCATGATGTTTAGTAAAACAGTAGGCTCAAAACTCCCTGATATGCAGATGTTCGACTCGGTTAGGATAGGTGGGGCGGTCCCTGTCTCTAGTCTTAATTTCTACAAACTACTTCGTTCGAAAGCTCATGTGCTTTTGTATCCTGGAGGTGTCCGTGAAGCTTTGCACAGAAAG GGTGAAGAGTACAAGTTGTTTTGGCCACAACACTCAGAGTTTGTAAGGATTGCATCTAAATTTGGAGCAAAAATCATTCCTTTTGGCGTTGTTGGAGAAGATGATCTCTGTCAA ATGGTTTTGGATTACAATGATCAAATGAAGATCCCATTCATAAAGAATTTCATACAAGAGATAACACAGGACGCTACCAAATTGAG GAACGGTGAAGAAGGTGAATTGGGGAACCAAGATTTGCATGTGCCTGGAATAATTCCCAAGATCCCTGGCCGTTTGTACGTGCATTTCGGAAAACCAATAGAAACAGAAGGCAAACGGAAAGAGCTAAATGATAAAGAGAGAGCTCACGATGTTTACTTGCAGGTCAAGTCTGAAGTAGAAAGATGTATGACCTATCTGAAGATGCAAAGAGAAAGTGATCCTTACAGAAACATATTTCCGAGGTTTCTCTTTTCCGCCTCACATGGTTTCTCTTCTCAGATTCCAACCTTTGACCTCTATCAAGCTTTTGAAAACTACGGTGGAGAAGATGAGTCTAAGACGAATCAAAGAGGAAAAGTTTGTTACGAAATGTTAATCTCCCTCGTGAATTAA